The Desulfovibrio sp. DNA window GCTTCCTGCGGCAATACGGCCAGCTTTTTTTGGGCTTCTACCGCATTCTCAGCCAGGATACGCGCCTGCTGGATGGAAATGAGATCCTTGTCGCCGATCATCCGCATCTCCCAAAAGTGCTCTGGCTAGGCCAGAGAATACCGCCGCACAATCTTGACCAGATGCCGGTGGGGCGTGGGGATGACGCACGAGCTGTACACATCGGCGCCCATGTTTTTCACGGCCTTCACACCAGCTTCAACAGCCGACTTGCAGGCGGCCACATCGCCCTGCACAAGAGCCGAGCAGTAGCCTGAAGCCACGTTTTCGTAACCGATCAGTTCCACATCAGCGGTCTTGATCATGGCGTCGGCGGCTTCCATCAGGTAGACGATGCCAAAGGTTTCGATCATGCCAAGCGAGCGCAGGCCGGGGTCGTCGTCAGGCACAGCGTCAACCACATGGGCCATGGCAATGCCACCCACACCGCGCACGGGCCGGGGCATGACATTTTGCGAGGTGAGTTTGCCGATCGAGGCGGCGGCAACCGCGCCAGCAGCCACAGATGCCTGCACGGCGGCCACGTCGCCCTTTACCATTACGGTAACAAGGGTCGAGCCCACGTTTTCATAGGCTATCAGCTCCACATCGGCGGCCTTGAGCATGTTGTCCGCACCGTAAATGGCGGGAACCATGCCCAGCGTTTCAATGAGGCCAAGGGCCTCTTCTCCTTCATACAGCATACGCGCTCCGTGAAATACAAACGTTCGGGAAAGCCGTTCGGGTCGATGAAAAATTGAACCTTATGCCAGTTGTAACCCTTCCCCTAGGGGGGAAGGTCAAGGGCTTTTCCAACTTTTTGTTCAAATAATTTTTTTCCTCGTTCAAAATTTCCCAAGTCAGTATTTTCCGTTTGGGTAATCACTCAATTTTGAAAACTGGTTTCATTGATTATTTCTGAAAATGACACGTATATATAATGATAACTATTTACACTAGTGCGATGAAATGGAAGCGCGGACAAAAAAAAGTTACTGTCCGGGAGAACATTCTTTGCGAATGGCATTGACCTTCCAGTGCGCCGCAACCTTAGGCTTTTACTAAGCAGGCGAGGCGGGCTTTTGCTGGGGCAAAGGACCTGCCGCACAATCACTCAGAGAAGGAGCATGTCATGGAGCATGTGGCTGAACCCAGCGCAACGGCCGGAAAGGGCGGAATCGCCCCGGCCCTGGCCGCAAAAATGAAACTTGCCACCGATTTCAGAAGGCGCGGCATGTTTGTCGCGACCATGTCGGGTGTTGCTTACGGCAACTATACGGCATTCATGACCCTGGCCATGACCATGGGGGTATGGTCTGTATGGTATGGGGCGGATTCTGGCCTTTCGGAATTTTCCACACTGTTTTTACTGGGCGCGCTGGGCGCGGCCACAACAGATGCGTGCAGCGCCGTATGGGCACTGCTTATAGCCACTTTCAAGGGCAAGCTGGGTGACGTGTTTCGCAGCGCTGCCAGCAAGCCAGGCGTGATCCTGATTGCGGCGGCGGTTATTGGCGGCCCTCTCGCCAGCACCTGCTACGTGCTTGGCCTGCAAAGCGCCGGGTCCATCATCGTGCCCATCAGCGCCCTGTGCCCGGCCATCGGCTCCATTCTGAGCCGCATCCTGTTCAAGCAGCCGCTTACTTCCCGTACACTTACGGGCATATTCATCTGCTTTTTGGCCAGCGCCATGATCGGCAGCACCGGTCTGGCAGAAAACGCGCCGCCGAACCTGTTTCTCGGTCTGGCCTTTGGTTTTCTGGCCGCTTTTGGCTGGGGGCTTGAAGGCTGCGTTGGCGGCTACGCCACTTCCATGATTGACCCCGAGATCGGCATCACCATCCGCCAGGTGACCTCGGCTTTCACCAACCTTATGGTGCTGGTGCCGCTGTTTGCCTACATCGGCAATGCCGACGCCTTTGCCATGATTACCACCGCCTTTACCGATACGGTCGCCATGCCCTGGTTTGCCGTGGCTGGTTTTGCGGCCTACTTCGCCTTTATGCTGTGGTATAAGGGCAACGCCATGTGCGGCACGGCGCTGGGCATGTCGTGCAACGGCGCGTTCTCGTTCTGGGGTCCGTTCTTCTGCTGGCTTGTGCTTGGACTCTGGTTCGGCATCGACGGCTACGCACTTGCGCCCATCGTGTGGGTTGCAGCTGTGGTCATGGTTGCGGGTATCTTCATAATTGCTGTCAACCCGCTAGAATTATTCAAGAAGAAAGGATAACACCATGAAGCCGTTGAACTATGCCATCCTTAAATATATGACGACTGTGAAGGACGCCTGCCCCGAAGACGTGATTGACGCGCTGGCTTCGCAGTACTGCACCTTTCGGGCGTTCAACAAGGCTGATGTGCTCACGGCGCTGCTGACCGCCGAGGCCAACGGCCTGCTGGAAGAATCGCGCTTTGACCTTGATGCCGATGGCGAACTGCGCCTGTTCTTTCGCGCCCATGCCGAAGGAATGGAAACCATCAACCGTTATATTCCCGGCTAGCTGAACAGAGGGCAGCGGCAACTGCGCAGTGAAGGCCGCGCATTGCCTTGCCCCTCAGGTATTACCCCTGTGGGCTGGCGGCGTACCGGGCGAAAAAATCTTCGCCCGGTGCCCGCCGGGTTAACGCGACATCAGGTACAGCCTGAAAAATCAGGCGGGGCAGCCCCGCCACAGATGAGATACGATTCTTTTCGTATAGTGCGGAGCAGCCTCACCCGCCCGGTCTGAAGGCCGGAACACGCGCAGCGCAGACCTTGTGCACAGCGCCCCGGGCCAACTCCGTCTTTTATCCCCCCCAAAAGAATCCGGGTGCGGCCATGAAAACACAAGGCTATACAATCAGCCAGATGAGCGATATTTCCAAGATATCAAAAAAAGCCCTGCGCTTTTATGACGATCTCGGGCTTATCTCTTCAAAGCGGCACGGAGCCAACAACTACCGTTACTATACACACGAAGATCTGCTTTCTGTTCCCCCACTCAAATACTACAAGCAGATGGGCTTTAACCTTGGGGAAATACGCGCGGCGTTTGAGGTGGGCAGCAACACCTCGCTTTCGGCCCTGCGCAAAATGTTCATGGAAAAAATCCAGCTGCTGCAGGACGAAGAAAAAATTCTGCATCTTCGGCTTACCTCTGTGCGCGACTGGCTTGAACTGCTGCACGAGGCCGAGATGGTGCTGGAAAACAATCTGCAGAGCGTTTCCGTAAAGTACATTGCGCCAGAGCAGTTGCTGTTTCAAAAGCAGACCTTCACGTCAGACATCAAATCTGCCATCATCAACATTGATTTTACCAATCATGTTGAGTCGTTGGGCAACAACATCACCGGGCCGGTCATCATCTATTTTTCGTCCACCAGCGACAGGCTGAACAGCTCCGAGCAGCAGATTCAGATGCTGCAACGCACCATCTTTCCCTGCCCGGAAGAACAGACCCACGCATTTGGTGGCTTTCTGGCGGCAAGCTGCTACCACATCGGCTCGCACGAAACCATCAACCAGACATACAAAAAGATTCAGCGCTGGTGCTCCGCAAACAACTATGTCTATGACGCGGGAGCATACGAACGCTACATCACCGATTTCTGGACAACAAACAACGAAGAGCTGTTTGTTACCGAAATCATTGTGCGGGTCAGCAGGCCGGGTATGGTTGTGCACCGCCAGATAGCGCGTGACGATGATGACATGGTTCTGTGCAGGGACGATGACGACTAGTCCCACGCGTTTTGCGCGTTGGTAGCGCGGCAATACCGCATGTACCTGCGCGATGTGCGGAGCAGGCAATTTCGCTGGCCTTTTTGCGCAACCGCTGCTACACGCCATTTTACAAGGCTTGGGCACGACATGGAAATTGCACGCCGACACGTGCAACCAATCCGTGCAATAGCGACCTGCCACAGGGATAACGGAACTGCCTATGAACACATGCAATACATGGCAGAAGGAAATTCAGGATGCCCTGAATCTTCTGGCCAGCAACCGTGCTGAAGACAGCGCCGCCAAGCTGCGCACTGTGTTGCGCAGCTGCGATAACGACCCACACTGCTGTGCTCTGGCGCTCGACGGCCTTGGCCGTGCCCTGCTTGCGCTCAAGCGTCCCCTTGAAGCATGCCAGACCATGGAACAAGCTCTTGCCGCGGCCCGAGGCGCTTTTGGCAACAACTCCATTTTGACGCTGGGAATATTACAGAATCTGGCCCATGTGCAGCTGGAATCGGGCAAGGCAGGGCAAAGCGAAATTCTTGGGCGCGAGGCAGCCAGCCTGTGCGAAGCTGTTTACGGTGCCAATTCTCCCCATGTGGCCGAAGCACTGCTGCATCTTTCTGCAGCCTGTTACCGCCAGCAAAAGCTCGCTGATGCGCAGCACTGCCTGCAACGGGCCGTGCAGATATGGCAGGCGCAGCCAGAGCCATCGCCCCGGCTGGGAACCTGCCTCAACAATCTTGGCCGTATTGAAGAAGAGCGAGGCAACCATGCCCAGGGCATTGCCCTGCACCGCAAGGCTGTAGTCCTGAGGCGCAGTCTTTTGGGCGAATGCCATGAAGACACGGCATTTTCGCTGGGCAACCTTGGTGTGGCCCTGGCTGCAAGCGGCCAGTGGCACGAGGCGGCAGACGTTCTTGAATCTGCGCTGGCTTGCTACGCTCGCCTTGGCAGACACAAAAGCCCCGAGGCCGATGGCTACAGAAAAAACCTGGTCGTCTGCCGCAAGGCATTGGGACAGCAATCCCCCTTGCGCACTGGCAAAACCACGCATAATGCGCCCAGCCGCGCCACGCTGTTGCACGAAATCATTGAAAAAGAACTGGTCATGTTTCTCGCCACGCCCAATCAGGGCGGCACAGCCAGCTGCCAGCAGAATCCGCAGGGCTTCCGCATCATGCGCCGCATGAGCCTGACGCCCTTGAGCGATGCCACGCTGGCACACTACCTGGATGACCTGCACCGTGCAGAAGCTCAGGGCCGCAATTTCATGATCGAAAAATACGCCCGCATGGACAGCCTCATCCCGCCCTTGCAGGCCAGCCCGCTGGTAGACGAAATTGTGCGCGCCGAAACCGCCTTCATCCAGACGGCCTCGGCACAGTACCCGCATGTGATCCGCCACGGCGGCAACAGCGCGTTTCAGAATTACCTGCGCTGCGAGGCAGAAACCTACTCGCCCGCCACGCTTGAATCTTACTCCGCCGATCTGCGCCGCGCCCGGCAGCAGGGGCGCAACCCGGCCATTGAGCGCTTTCGCTGTCTGGCCGACCTGCTGGGCAAACCCAGCCTTGAGGCCTTTGAGCAGGAAGCCCGCGCATTGTAAAACGGCGTGATTCTTCCACACGTGATTACATTTGGCATATCCAGCGCTGCATGTGGGCAGGGAACAGTCCCGCGCGGGGTAAACTTATCCCTTGCTCCCGGCATACAGGCTACCGTAGCGCACGGGCAAAGTACCAGCACAGACAGCGCGCCACGGTATGCAGGTAAAAGTATGCGCAGCTAGGTTTGCGCCCGGGCCATGGTAAGTCCAGAAGCTATACGCCGGGCCCAGAGGCTGAACGCATCCATGGCATCGTCGTACGAACCGCGAAACGGCGCCTTGGTTCCCACGCGGCGGTCAACGGCTGCGCCAAGGCGTTCGCCGCTGGCGGCATCAACTAGCTCCATCTCAACCTCCACCTTGCCCACATCTGCATATTCCCCCGTGGCCATCTTGGTCGCCCCGGCTATGGCCGCCCCTACGGGCAGCACAGAAAGCACACCGCGCACAGGGCTGCCGGGAACCACATCTGTTATTGCCACACGCAGTCGCATGCTTTCAGGCCCAGCAACACTTGCCATCGGATAGATCGGGGCAATCTCCTTTACCAGTTCCTCGTGAAAGGTCTTTGCAAGCTCTGTCAGTTCTTCCAGATCGAGCGATCTGGCATCAGAATCAGCCCGCAGCACAACCTTTACAGGGTCGATAACAATATTTTTGTAGCCCCGCATGTCAGCGTCCGGCTTGCGGTAAACCATTACCGCGCCATCCACCTCGCCGGGCTTGAGATGCTCGTAATGCTGCAAAAAACCCGTCTGCCCCACTGCCTGAGCCCTGTGCGCGGCGCAGGCAGGCATCAAGCCAAAGACAAAAGACACAATTATAATCAGTGTTTTCATAATAGTAGCTCCTATCTCACGAACAAATGCGTCACATTGACGCATAGTTCCAAACATGCTGATACCAAGCGCAAGCGGTCAGCTCGTTCTAACTGCAATGTCTAGCTGCGCCTGCCGTACACGACTACCCGCCCCCTTTTGAGCGTGCCAGACCGTGTTTTATATTCCAGAATAATGCGGGTTATGTACCTGCTGCCACGCGGCAGTTGCAATGCAACGGTTTCGCCGCCTTTTCTGATAAAGCTGCGCACCGGCATCTCCCGCCGCTGACCGTCGCCAAAAACGACCACCACTTTTCTGAACTCAACCCCCTGATCGAGCACTTTGAGCTTGATGAAATTATACCTGTTGTGGTCACTGACCCAGATACTTTCCCGCTCTCCCAAGAGATTGACTGTCTTCTCTCCCAGTTTTTTCCAGTCACCGGCAACGGCCTGATTGCTCAAAACAAAGACGCACAATAACATTGCCAGCAACATTCTTTTTTTCATCAACAACCTGTCCCGTTTCTGTTAGCGGCCGCTGCAGCCCTGCCGCATGGTCTGCCAGGTGAAGGCGTAAGCATGATGGATTGCCCAACCTGTGCGTTGTATTCCCTGCTGCCAAGATGTAACCAAATGATTACAATTTTCTCCTAACTTTCCAGGGGCGTACTTGTCAAGGCAACGCCTAATACAGATCAGACGCAGATTGAGCGCAGATTGGGCACAGCTCTCCTGTTTGCTGCCAAAGGCAGGCAACCTCCTATTATTTATATAACCAACTGACTACAAAGATAAATACACCGCTTTTGAGCTGATCCCATCATAAAATGTGCCATAAAAAAGGCCGCCCTAAACGAGCGGCCAAATTGGTGAATGTATGGGATAAAAAATATGGGCAGCTAGGGCAGCTGCGGCGGCTGTGGCACCAGAGCCCGGTAAGGACTGCGCATACTGTACACAAAATTTGCCATGCGCAGGTCGCCACTGACCACAAGCATGAGCAACAGCTTGGACTGCGTATCTTCGCGCACAACGCCATAGCCTTTCACGCCCTTCTGCTCAAAGGTAAATTCCCACTGTCCGTTGCGCAAAACAGGAGCGGTACCGCCCAGCCGCTGGGCATTGCCCTTGGCGGCCTGCTCGCCCTCGCCCGCATTGGCGGGTCCAACAATAACCAGGGCAGAGCTTTTGTGGTCCTTTTGGCCCATCACCACCTGAACGGCTTCCTGCACCTTGACCGGCCCGCTCACCACCACCCAGTCGGCTGGCAGTTCAAGGCTGTAATGTTTTGTGGTCAGGGGCACGGCCTGCGCCTGCACGGCCATAAAAATGACCAGCACAAGCAGGGTCAGCGCACTCACGGCACCACGGCAAAAGCGATTAGGCATGATTTTCTCCGTCAGTTTTCATGTATGTGCGCACTGTACGGCGCAGCCGCCCCGCTGTCCACACGGCAGACAAGCCAATCCCCTTGCCGGGGAACGGGCATACCTGTAATATGGAAAGCTGAGGATTATATGCTGAAATTACACGCACTGCGCACACGTCTTTACGAAAACCGCTTTGAGCTGCTCATGGGGTCGCTGTGGTGCATCTTCATTCTGAACATCCTGTTTCCCGACAACATTTACCGGGGCTACGCGCAGGCCATCTACCTGCCCATCCAGCTGCTGGCGGCCCTGGTACTGTTTGACAACAGGCCGCGCATACTGCGTTTTGCCCTGTTTCTTGGCGGCCTGCTCATTGCTGCCAGAGCTCTTGATCTGATTTTTGTCAAAAGCCTGAAAATTGAAATGCTGCTGCTCTACCTGTTTTTCTTCGGCAGCATCATGTTTGAGGTATTTCGGCAAATCGCGCATGCCAAGATGTTTACCTTCAAGATGATCTACGCTGCGGTGTGCGGGCTGCTGCTCATTGGTTACTGCGGCTATTTTCTGTTTTTGACCATCGAATTCAGCCAGCCGGGTTCTTTTCGTGGTCTTGGCCCGGGCGATCAGGCCATCAACGACCTGTTCTACTTCAGCTATGTGACCATTCTTACCATCGGCTACGGCGACATAACGCCCAAAACGTGGATAGCCAAAAACGCC harbors:
- a CDS encoding potassium channel family protein, whose protein sequence is MLKLHALRTRLYENRFELLMGSLWCIFILNILFPDNIYRGYAQAIYLPIQLLAALVLFDNRPRILRFALFLGGLLIAARALDLIFVKSLKIEMLLLYLFFFGSIMFEVFRQIAHAKMFTFKMIYAAVCGLLLIGYCGYFLFLTIEFSQPGSFRGLGPGDQAINDLFYFSYVTILTIGYGDITPKTWIAKNATVLVGFTGYLYSIVVIALIVGRAHRIPRASASPIKKPGPLLGHPPVPGQAAPQPGQAVPHPVQAAQTIQPQAESPRHED
- a CDS encoding BMC domain-containing protein; translated protein: MAHVVDAVPDDDPGLRSLGMIETFGIVYLMEAADAMIKTADVELIGYENVASGYCSALVQGDVAACKSAVEAGVKAVKNMGADVYSSCVIPTPHRHLVKIVRRYSLA
- a CDS encoding DUF3313 domain-containing protein, whose translation is MKTLIIIVSFVFGLMPACAAHRAQAVGQTGFLQHYEHLKPGEVDGAVMVYRKPDADMRGYKNIVIDPVKVVLRADSDARSLDLEELTELAKTFHEELVKEIAPIYPMASVAGPESMRLRVAITDVVPGSPVRGVLSVLPVGAAIAGATKMATGEYADVGKVEVEMELVDAASGERLGAAVDRRVGTKAPFRGSYDDAMDAFSLWARRIASGLTMARAQT
- a CDS encoding MerR family transcriptional regulator → MKTQGYTISQMSDISKISKKALRFYDDLGLISSKRHGANNYRYYTHEDLLSVPPLKYYKQMGFNLGEIRAAFEVGSNTSLSALRKMFMEKIQLLQDEEKILHLRLTSVRDWLELLHEAEMVLENNLQSVSVKYIAPEQLLFQKQTFTSDIKSAIINIDFTNHVESLGNNITGPVIIYFSSTSDRLNSSEQQIQMLQRTIFPCPEEQTHAFGGFLAASCYHIGSHETINQTYKKIQRWCSANNYVYDAGAYERYITDFWTTNNEELFVTEIIVRVSRPGMVVHRQIARDDDDMVLCRDDDD
- a CDS encoding DUF4125 family protein; amino-acid sequence: MNTCNTWQKEIQDALNLLASNRAEDSAAKLRTVLRSCDNDPHCCALALDGLGRALLALKRPLEACQTMEQALAAARGAFGNNSILTLGILQNLAHVQLESGKAGQSEILGREAASLCEAVYGANSPHVAEALLHLSAACYRQQKLADAQHCLQRAVQIWQAQPEPSPRLGTCLNNLGRIEEERGNHAQGIALHRKAVVLRRSLLGECHEDTAFSLGNLGVALAASGQWHEAADVLESALACYARLGRHKSPEADGYRKNLVVCRKALGQQSPLRTGKTTHNAPSRATLLHEIIEKELVMFLATPNQGGTASCQQNPQGFRIMRRMSLTPLSDATLAHYLDDLHRAEAQGRNFMIEKYARMDSLIPPLQASPLVDEIVRAETAFIQTASAQYPHVIRHGGNSAFQNYLRCEAETYSPATLESYSADLRRARQQGRNPAIERFRCLADLLGKPSLEAFEQEARAL